A region of the Gouania willdenowi chromosome 1, fGouWil2.1, whole genome shotgun sequence genome:
cagTAACATtctcatggtttttttttttttttttttttttttttttttgctcaggtATCCACCCCACCACTATTTCTGAGTCTTTCCAAAAAGCCGTGGATAAAGGTGTGGAGGTGCTGACGGCCATGAGTCAGCCAGTGCAGCTGAGCGACCGCGAGACACTGCTCAACAGTGCCACCACATCGCTGTGCTCCAAGGTGGTGTCCCAATACTCCAGTCTTCTGGCGCCAATGAGCGTGGATGCCGTGATGCGAGTCATCGACCCGGTCACAGCCACTGGCGTTAATCTGCAGGACATCAAAATTATCAAGAAACTTGGGtatattttaaatcattttaatatGATGTTTTCAAATCACTCCTCACAAAGCTGATTTTCGCCCTCGTccccatgtttgtttgtttgtgcatAGAGGGACCATTGATGACTGCGAGCTGGTGGACGGCTTGGTTTTGACCCAGAAAGTAGCCAACACTGGTGTGACCCGTGTGGAAAAGGCCAAAATTGGCTTGATCCAATTTTGTCTGTCACCTCCCAAAACTGATGTAAGCCACCAGAATATCCGCAGAGCCGAGTCGTTTAACATTTGTCCTCAATGCTCAACTTTGAGTTCCCTATTTTTCTAATACCTCTATTATAATACAAGCAAACCCAAATGATCAGTATTGTTTCTACCTGGATACAGATGGACAACCAGATTGTTATCTCGGACTACGCTCAGATGGACCGTGTGCTGCGAGAGGAGCGCGCCTACATCCTCAACCTGgtgaaacagattaaaaaagctGGCTGCAATGTGCTGCTCATCCAGAAGTCCATTCTTAGGTAGGTTGACCCAAGTGTAGTAGGAAAGTTCTGATGTTTTTCCCTGTTTTCATGTGAATGTTTGTAATTGTGATAGGGATGCTCTGAGTGACCTTGCCCTGCACTTCCTCAACAAAATGAAGATTATGGTAGTGAAAGAAATCGAGAGAGAAGACATTGAGTTCATCTGCAAGGTCAGCTCCATATAATCATCCTCAAACAAACCCATCCAAAGTTAACTGATTCAGTCATCAGGTTTACCACTtatcttaaaacaaaaacataaaaaaacacaaaggacCAGATCAGTTGGAAAAAGGCTGACGATGTTTCACTTgaaaaattgatttttgttgagattattttttttcaaggtcttctttttatgtttttttttccaacaaccACTAACAAGAAATCATAAAAGATATCAGACTTGTACATGAATTCGTATAGATTAGACTTATGTTATGATGAAAGCAAATAAAGCATAAATTGTGAGACTATTTATGAAATTAATTTACAGTTGTAAACTTAGTAAATACTTGGTCTTGCAGTTCGGTAAGcatttacaacagttttaacaAAATTCTGCCAATCAAGTGTGTTGTATCCATAAATATGTCAGTAATATATCAGACAAACTAAAATGCATATTACAACAATAATGCAAACAAATTTGTGACATTAACACTTTCATGTTTAATGTAACATAATATGTAAATGTGAAGTAACACTGTCTGAGCTAATCagtcagaataaataaatacaatttacatATGTGAAATATAAAGCTTTGCTGAGCAATCTGCTCAGGCTTATTGTCTTGATTCCGTTCACCCACTCTCTGGTGGCTCACTAGTCATGTGACCAGATCCCGTGATATGTcaaattgcagcctttgtgGTTATAAAATCTTGTTTTATCGCCAATGCAACTAATTCAGCCTTTGTACAAACCTTATAAGATATTGCTTGGATTCTCAggaaatgttttgtttcatcCACTTTAGGTTTTCTGTTGTGGCAGATGACTATCTTTACTGAAAAACCGAGACTAATGATcagttattattgttgtttctgACAACAGTTTCAAGGTTGTCTATGTGACGGTGAAATAAATGTGCATTTGTTCTTTCTTAGACTATTGGAACTAAACCCATTGCCCACATTGACCACTTCACTCCAGAGATGCTTGGCACTGCTGAGCTAGCAGAAGAAGTCAATCTCAATGGTTCTGGTAAACTGGTGAAGGTAAGTGTTTTGTTACTAACCTCAGAATTAACACACTATCTTTATTCTGCTCCCAGTAAATTTTCTGTTGCTCACTGCAGATCACAGGCTGCACCAGTCCTGGTAAGACAGTGAGCATCGTAGTCCGAGGCTCCAACAAGCTTGTGATTGAGGAGGCTGAGCGCTCAATCCATGATGCACTGTGTGTTGTCCGCTGTTTGGTCAAGAAGAGGTCAGTTGGTGTTTGCATGCAGGGATGTTTTAACATTAAGAGTGTGACACCCCACCCTCTGACAAAGGCGCTCCTGCATTCGTTTTTATCGAGCTGGAGCGTAACGAACAGAGGAAAAGCATTGTTGAAAGCTCTCCATTTGTTGGCAACTGCTTGTTTACTTGTTGACAAGAGAGttttcaaacatatatacaaagTATTTTTCAATATCGCTTTATTTGTATTCATAGAAACATTTATGTCAAATCCTCAACTGTAAGTTAGGCTGAAAAAAATTGACTGTCATGCACAAATTGCAAAGATCAAAAGTTATTAAAAAGATGATATACTTAAAACGTCAAACTACTCTGTGTTGCTGAGAAACAAAATGGCTGAAATGAAGTTAAATGAGGTAATGGGTCTAATGGAAGTCCATATAATAACATCTAATAAAGTACCTTctcaaagtttttatttttaactatttttgttattttcaaaaaaattatcaaaattgCTTAACGGATAATATTTAGGCTGGTGACATTCTCACGTTGTCCTTCAGGGCTCTGATTGCTGGCGGTGGGTCTCCAGAGATTGAGCTGGCTGTCCGTCTGGCGGAGTACTCTCGTGCACTAGGCGGCATGGAAGCCTACTGTGTGCGGGCATACGCGGATGCTCTGGAGGTGATCCCTTCCACTCTTGCTGAGAATGCCGGTCTGAACCCTATTTCCACGGTGACCGAACTCCGCAACGCACATGCACAGGGAGACAAATGGGCCGGCATCAATGTCCGCAAGGTGTGCTTTTCTTACTCATTAGTTAGTAATATATATGGAAATGTTtaaaagctttttgtttttaatgttaaacaaatcttttttaagtaattttgtgccaaatattgattaaaaagaACGCTTTAACAGCATGATTTGTAGCTCATTTATTGagtctttaatttaaaaagtgattaacaaagaataataaaatgttgaCTTATCTGTTTTAAGTGTTGCTGATGATAAATAATCAtgtgtaacacattttttaagaCTTAGTAATTAAATGACCCCAATTGTATTGTGTATGTGGCAGGGAGGAATCTCCAACATACTGGAGGAACTGGTCGTGCAGCCATTACTGGTCTCTATTAGCGCTCTGACATTAGCCACTGAGACGGTCCGCAGCATCCTCAAGATTGATGATGTGGTAAAACAAAACTCCTTATTTCACAAGAGCCTAATTGTAAACAACATAGACTCTATTGTATGTTTAGCTGAGAGCAATTATAAGGCTTGtttgaaaatgtgtgttttttgcttaCAGGTGAACACCCGATAAGTCGGCCCGGTGATTGACCAACAAAGAATTCAAGAAGTCTGTCTGCCTCAGTCTGTTCAAATACCCACTGATTGTTACATtgcataatttaataaaaacagcTTTTTGTTCGACAGCAATTTTTGTCCAGCTTTTCGAAACATTGTTGGCTATCTACAAAAAGTTTGAGATTTATGCTTCTCCATGAATCCAAGCACATTTACTTTGAACATCTGAAATGGCATGGAATTGAGCATGCATGTCCCTTTCCATGCTCCTATTTAAATGGGACTGGCAGCCATAAATCCTAAATTTTAATATATAGGGAGCCACATCAAGATGGATTGAACAGCTTTTTAACACACTTGGTGCAATAATGCATAAGGGGTCGGATTCTGACCTCTAACCTACTCGCACCCAGCTTAGGCCATCTGGTGAGGCTGGAAACCCTTAAGGACAGGGTGGTTACAGAGGCCCCACGAAGCAGGGGAAGGAAATGTTATGTACACCCCtgacaataaatgaaaataggGGAAACAAATTATATTCTTCATTCAAATTTTAACCAACATAACATTTTTCTTATTGGATGGCCATTAGGCATCTATGCATGTCTAATACTTGCGAAGCATTTTGACAGGCACAGCAAAGGTGATTTGTGATATATACCTGGCACTAGCATCTTTCTGTGCTTGTGTGACTGATAAACGCTGACATCTAGTTCAAAGCCTAAATCAAGAACACTGGCCCCTGTAAGCAAGTAGAGGctgtttttgaatagttttcttATCTTTTTAGGAGAATTTTACTACAGTGGGTTGTCTCATTTACTGTGAATCTTACAGATAGCTACAGACTATGGTGATGTATGTCTAAGAGCCTGTCTATGCTGAAAAGTTCAACTTAACCAACTTGATTTTAGTAGCATTGGTGGACTGTCCATCTTTCCTTTTCAAGGAAGCTGTCTCAGCTGTTTTTTGTCAATATAGAGGCCATGTCCATATACCAGATTTAGTTGCAAGCTTCCAATTATCTGAAGGTAACCAGTTGATAAAGTTTGAGTTTTTCTAAGATATGTGCACAGAAACCTAGtttctttaaactttttttttttttttttcagcctttGTGCCAGACTCCTTATTTTGCCTGGAATGGAATTCTCAGGCTATTCCCCAAAAAGTGCTCTAATAAGCTAACTGTAGTAGCtcttttaaaactttaaacttaTGACTTTTATTCATGAATTAAATGTTGTCTTGTCATTTTGGACTTTTAGCCTTGTATATGTTCTTGCAGTTTTAACTCTACTCACTTGGACCATTGAACGTTCTAGTGACACGATGGATATTGTGACAAAATGTGCTGCAGGGGGTGAAAATTTCAACTACTGTACTGCGGTGTCTGGTAGAGCTGAAGCAGGGAAGGAAAGCTCTACGTGAACGACATAATCCCAAAAGGCCTTTATTACCCCAGTGTGCAGGGTACCCTGCCCCAAAGTTTACTGTGGTTACTTTAAAAGAGCTTCATTTGAAGCACTTCCTGCCTGCAGTCTGCAAAGAAAGCCTTTTATCAGAACAAGATCTGTGCTGCTTTGACACACTTTGATGGCGTTCTATCACCCGTTCTGCCTTCCACTGCACTCACTCCAGACATGTTTGCATTCTTTTTCACTGTGAAGGTGGCTACCATCAGCAACCAATTCTCTGAGACTGACCAGCTCAATCAGCCCTAAACGTCCCACTGCTGCTTCAATCTGCTGCTGCTCTTGCTCCAGGATGAGGTCTCCAGGCTTGTCCTGAACTCAAAACCTACAACCTGTCTTCTCAGTCCAATACCTACCAGCATCCTGCTGACCATCTCGCCCACAATCGAACCTTCAAAACTGGTATCTTTTCCAATGCTTCTAAGCAAACTTGGGTCACCCCACTGCTCAAAAAGCCCTGCCTGTCTCACTTTTGCCATTCTCGTCTAAAATACTTGAGCGCACATTCAGTAACCAAGTTTCCTAACATTTGCAGAACAACAACCAGATTGACCATTCCACTGAGACTCTCCTGTCAGTCACAGAATCACTGCGACTGGCTAGAGCTCCTGGTCAGTCCTTTATCCTACCGTTGCTGGATCTGTCTGCTGCCTTTGACACTGAGCCATCAAATTCTTTTCTCCACACTCTCTGAACTTGGCATTTCAGATCGGCCCTGTTGTGGTTCAGTCCTACCTCAGAGGTAGATACTACTGAGTGTCATGTCAAGGAGAAGTGCCTCTGAATCACATGGACTATTGACgggtatatatacacacacacaaagcaaacctgtacaaaggttaataaaaggtaaatatataatctacaggagtgactgcacaaagggcttttaagaacaactaaagtgggtctaatatccttAAAAAACACTcggtaaatattgaccagcaagTGTCCTCAATGAGCAACatttgtaactaaggtgagtGATAATACAAAATCGCGTGTGTGTAAtccagaattaaatttgcattagaaATTGAGTGTTTAGGTCAATTTAAAGAGGattgaacttttattctgaattaaagaggaattaaaccTTCCATGtgaaccatccatgaaaaagctacttaacctcccaagACATACTTCTACCTGCACTGCACTAGtataaataacctaaaaatgtttaaaatgcattttaaactacattaaattactattgcaacaacacatcatcagtagggtaaaactaagcTGTCTCACAACGGTCTAaaccattttaaacatttttttaaatgtttaaaatgcattttaaacatataTGATGAGGGCCCCCTCTCTTGGGCCGAGGGAACTCAGTACCCTTTTAAGAAAAAAGGTGATTGATGAAATGCAACCCACTCAAAATAACAGGCATTTACTATAAGACATGTTTTTTCTCACAGCCACTCAAAATAACATCTATCTCTCATGTAAAATTCTCATAGGCGAGAGGATAGCCTTTCTACTTGTTACAGGAGAGTGTATCTCAAAACGCGCTTAACTTGCTGCAGGTACCGAAACTTGCTGGGGTCAGGCTTTTAACATTTTGCAGGATATAATGGGCTAGTATGTTTAGTATTTTATAAGCGGCTTAAAtttactgtgaaaaaaaaaaattgcccgCTGTGCAGTTACGTCACTTCCCTAACGATCAAGCTTTCCTGTTGCTAAGGAGCTCACACGCAGCAGGTAGCCACGCCGTTCCTTGCCTTGAATTTACTCACTTACTTTGATTCACCTGAACACAGTTGGGTCAGTGAACATTTAACCATGGCCACTGCTCACCGGACCAACGTTCTGGTTACATCGTGTTTGAAAACGCCGGTAGACCCAAACACCAAAGCACCGCTTGCCTCGTATGAGAGGGAGACGCTCCTGCCTTCAGGCTGCACTGACAACAGGGACTACGATAAGGAGGTGAgtcaaaattcacctactttaGTCCCTGCATGAAATGTGGAATATATATTTCGTGTGTTATTTTCTCCAAAAACGATAGATTTTAATACCCAAGGTTTTATTGCTTTAATACTTAAACCTgtctattttttcattttgtaaatatcttaCTGATTACTTACtgatgggcgaccgtggctcaggtggtagagggtcgtcttctgatcgagaggttgagggttcgatcccagtacctgactatgtgtcgaagtgtccttgggcaagacactgaaccctaagttgctcccagtggttgactagcgccttgcatggcagtcctgtcccactggtgtgtgaatgtgagagtgattgggtgaatgagctgatatgtaaagcgctttgagactgcttcagtgtggttataagatgccatataaatctagtccatttaccactGTACAGGTtttaaaaattccaaatctaTTGTGTAATGTTTCCAAGCAAACGGCCTACAGTCTCTGACCTTGTCCAACCAACACACTCTTTACAGGATTGGATCTCTCCAATTTGTTTCCCTAATTCACTTTAATGTAGGGAAATAATTGCTCTGTGTTACTCgaatattttcaaataaagagcttaaaaagaagaaataactTGTTTCCCTTACTAGGGACTTCTGTTTTGACTAGATTACTTAATCACACtatacattacatttattgccctgcacatttgtgtatttccttGACAActttcttcactttttttttttttaaacaggccCAGATTCAGAATAAGTTCTGATGTGTCAGCCTTGCTAGATTGGAGCCTGATGCAGGACATGTTTGTGTCTACGTAAATCTAGTTTATCCCATTAAGCTGCTCTTTGTGTTCCACCATATGGTCAACGTCACTGCTGGGCTTAATTCTGGGGAGCCTTGGTGCTACTATTTACAGTAACCAAAAGCCACAATGGTGGAAAAAGCAGTATGAGCGTTTGACTTCTTAAACACAAGCTGGTTATAAATTATGTCTTTCCATCATTATTATAGGTTTAGTTTGATTAACAATCGTGAATGTTTAATTATTGTggccttttgttatttttgtagctgAAATGTGAGGACTCAGGCTCTGATTTCTGTGATGAGGAGGACTGTCTGGGAAATGGTGATCCACACATCATGGCCACCTACAGAGCAACAGAAGATCGATTCAACTTAAGTGAAATCTTCTTCTCTAATGAGGAGTACTACAGCAAGCTGGAAGAGCTGAAAAAGGCCCACCTGCGCACCATGGCTGAGTTGGAGAACATGTATCAGCAAAAGCTGCAGCTCAGGACCATGGAGCCTTTAGACAGTAATTGTTTTGATTTAGGAAACAAGTAGGTGGcatattattttatacaaaactTTCAGAATTTATCTCCTTACTAGTATTAAAGGTGTTTAGAATaaagttttgctttttttatcacttccttttatgaattatttatgtactgtttattttgataaaaaataatgcagggttggggtcaaatacattATTCAATTGCAACTTCAGTATGATTACGGTGAcatgcattttttccaattccacTTATAATTATTATGTTTCCCCTGTAAGACAACTACAATTAacttctcaattactaaaattgaAATtctattatttacaattacCGAAGCTGAAAcgaataaccccataaaacttaatCTTCCTGTTGTGTTATCTTTCTATTTGTATATCATATGATAATGGGTGAGTTTttacccatgtcttaaatcaaatatttttggtgtgggtgtttgACCCTTTTTATGTCAGTACACCccttgatttcaattttttttaaatggtaaaatgagcCTCGAGAGAAGTCACAGGTAGTAGGAaaacttgatattaaacattatttattaaattttaactatgtacagtatgtgcaagccctagaactgtaacatggttccccagttttgcattcgattaaactgtaaatgacagtttttattgaatttccatgccaattacaaagtaaattgtctgaactcaattacgattaaaacagcaacagatttgtttcaattacaattataattatgtcataattgtaattaatgataaattacatgattacaattataattgaccccaaccctggtacatTGTGATGATATTAGGCAGAGCAAAATGAAAATTCACAataatgagagagaaaaaagccttttattgttttaacacattttctAAACTGACTCCAAATAATTGACCTTATAATCCCTCAATATCCTAACCAGGTTTAGGGTTAACAAATGCTGAAAAGagtatttcaaaacaaaattaatgtaaaataaacgtagtattgtttttgtggcttattccaacaaaattaaacacaaattaatttcaAATGTTAATCCGTTCTATGGCAGTGCACAAACCACGTCTGTCCAATAGCTAAAATGCATATTAAGGTTTCCAAAGTAAATGTATTAGGTAAATGAATAACAACTGTTAACTAAACAGCAAACTACCTAAACATCATGTAGCACAATCATTTGGGATTTCACATGTTAAGATAATACGTTTTGGTTGCCAATTAGTGTGTTATTAtactaattaaaaatgttttttccttgttttgatTTTACTTTGCCAGAAGACTTTGGTCAAACGCCAGCCCAGCAGCTACTCGTCGGTTAAGGAAGTCATACTCTGCTGCTGAACTAAGGTGCGCCTATGGGCAGTTAGACTCTTCAGACAATAATGAAGCACCAAGTAATGAGGTGGAgaaatgctttgttttttctcctAAAGAGCACATCAAGAATATGTGGAGGGACTTCGAGCTGTCCCCATACAACCATCACCTTTCCTCCTCACTGCACAGCCTGCCGAAAGAGCAGGGGAGATCAGATCTGATGAGAAAAGATGAGAAGAGGCAGCCAAACAGAGACAAAGATGGGGATCCCTGGAAACATCGAGTGACAATCCCTAAACCTTTTCAGATGA
Encoded here:
- the cct4 gene encoding T-complex protein 1 subunit delta, yielding MPEAMAVSKASNMSRNKGGAYVDRDKPAQIRFSNISAAKAVADAIRTSLGPKGMDKMIQDEKGDVTITNDGATILKQMQVLHPAAKMLVELSKAQDIEAGDGTTSVVVIAGALLDACSKLLQKGIHPTTISESFQKAVDKGVEVLTAMSQPVQLSDRETLLNSATTSLCSKVVSQYSSLLAPMSVDAVMRVIDPVTATGVNLQDIKIIKKLGGTIDDCELVDGLVLTQKVANTGVTRVEKAKIGLIQFCLSPPKTDMDNQIVISDYAQMDRVLREERAYILNLVKQIKKAGCNVLLIQKSILRDALSDLALHFLNKMKIMVVKEIEREDIEFICKTIGTKPIAHIDHFTPEMLGTAELAEEVNLNGSGKLVKITGCTSPGKTVSIVVRGSNKLVIEEAERSIHDALCVVRCLVKKRALIAGGGSPEIELAVRLAEYSRALGGMEAYCVRAYADALEVIPSTLAENAGLNPISTVTELRNAHAQGDKWAGINVRKGGISNILEELVVQPLLVSISALTLATETVRSILKIDDVVNTR